The following nucleotide sequence is from Diospyros lotus cultivar Yz01 chromosome 3, ASM1463336v1, whole genome shotgun sequence.
TTTTCCCTTGGTTTTGAGACAGTTCTGTGATTGATGAGAATCTAATGTTTAGAAACTAGTAGCAGCTAGCTTTTAAGATATATGATTATTCTATATTCATCAAGCATAATGACCTTGTATTGAAAAGTACAGTAGGAAAAGTTATTCTTTTCAATGAAATGATACCATTTTATCATCCAATCGAGTGCATATGACTGATTAAAAATGATGATGAATTCCGGACATGGTGAGCCTTATGTGACTTGAGCCGGGATTTGATTAGTAGACGGCAagtaaaattcaatatttagaaCTTTTTCTTCATACAGCAGCTGTTGGATTTGGATTGTAAAGgtcaatattttcttttctttcccatttttttaACAGAAATCTATTAATCTTCAATCTGGTTGATGGCGGCCACAATTTTGCAGATTCATCCTGATGCCGGGAAGGATATGCCTTTAATTAAACCAATCCTTAAATACCAAAGAATAAATTGCATAATGACAAACCatccttttaaatatttatgatttatttagttAGGCTGGGCCTGGATAGGACTACATAGATAAAGATTACAAGCCAGTGATTTCATACTATCGATTAAAAATCACATGCTTCATTGGCAGATAGACACTGAGCTTCTGCTAAGACACTCAtccttcttatttcttctttgcTGTTGCTGATCTGCCACCTGATGCCTAAAATAGGATAAAATGCCAATCAGATGAATATTGCCAAGATTTGTGTTGTCCAGCAGTTAAAATGTGTACTTATATGAAGACGCATGTACCTTCTTCTTAGGCTCTTGAGGTTTTTGCTCGATCTTCTTTGGAGCCTGGATAGAGGCTGGGGATTTAGTAGGCTCCTTCTTGGCCTGTGGAACTGGTTGAGAACCAGCAGGTTTATCAGCCTTCACTGATGACATTTTCCTTCTGATTTCTCTTCACACAAAAGAGACTAAAGCTTCTCTACCTTGCTGGCCTACCACTCCATTGAAAACACATCAATTTATAGTTTATTTCAGTTCTTGTTAGAGAACTAGAACCATTATCTACATCAGAAGGTGAACTGACAGAAATCAATTCAAAGGAATAGAATAAAAGTGTTGGTGGCCCTTTCAAGAGATGCTGCATTAGATGCTTTGCTGTAATGTACTGCTGACACTATGTTGGTTGATACCTATTCTAAAGCAAGGCAGATTTTTACAGGCTATAAGCCTTATCGAAGAGAATATGGTTCTCtgagaaataattttggatttagTACAAGGACATTCCGTAGATATTTCCCTTCGTTTACCCTTCCCCTAAAAGTTCTGCTGTTTTATGGTGTTTTTGTGTTGCTCCTCAATATCCTTGTTACTTGAAGGTGAAAAAACTCCAGTTATAGATGAATGTTATAGGTTAAGGATACAATGTCATTATGTTTGGAAGGATAAGAATGAATATATCTTGAAACTTGAGTTGAAACTAGCTACACCAATTACTAAACtaggggaaaagaaaaagaaaaagggaagattCTTGTAGTTTGTCATGTagttattctttcttttttgatggaaaaaaaagaggaaaaaggtAAGAAAGGGGTTACTACAATAGCCCTTTGTCGAGTTGCGTAATTTTTAATCTCTACCAGATTTAGAGGAAACCCAAATGATGCACTGTTTTCTACCTAACTTTAGCCAAGGGACACGTGTATTAAGCGTCCTCTATATGGTGTTCGGGTAAGGGAAGTATCACTGTAGGTAGATTCCTCCCTCAAATTAGGTGTTTGGGAAACGGGAGCGAGATGAATTCTCGATTTCCTATAAGTGTTCTACTAGTTATACCTATGACCTTTGGTGGATTTTTGTTacgatctatatatatatatatatacacacacacacacatattctCTTCTTGCAGTTAATCATCAATCTTTAAAAAGGAGATGTTATTGAGGATAGTACCCAACAAATTAACATACGTAGTTAAAGTAATGAAATGCTTCCAGTATTCTGTATTATTGTAAAAATTTCTTAtagtaaaaggaaaattttatttgatagaTGCAAAATCAATGTTGGTGTATGATATGGAATTTTGGCAATTAAGTACCAAATATCTCTAAAAGATAAGCCTAATTAAGAGCATGATGTTACAATGGATGTGTgatcactaaaataaaatagaataaagaaTAAGATTTTTCTTAATGAGATTGGAGCAGTCTATTGAAGATGTGCGGAACATGATGAAAATGTCTTGgacatgaaaaaataaaatcaagaaaatcaCTCTTTAGAAGAGGATGTAATCAAAAAGTTCGTAGCAAAATATTTAGagggaagaaaacaaaatttaattaaaaaaaattttggaCATGACATGAGATAAAAATGGTTTTATGAATATATTGAATTGAGGCATGGTTTTGTGTCAGTTTTAATGTGCTTGACAGTGGTTTAGGCGTATCATTtggataaaattttgtaatctGAGTCTTGTTAATCCAGAGTAAGGTTAAGAGTTGATGTTGCTGgttttgaaattgatagatgaaaacatagaattattctattttagAGTACGGTTCATGGTAAGCTGACTCGGTAGCTAAGTCATCTGAACTACTTACCTTTTCCTTGGACGTGCTGGCTGTGAATTATCAAAGGTTCactagagaagaaaaataacgcGGCAAGgaagttttcatatttttgcatgGAGTAGGAAGACTGCCTGATGTCAGTCCTCTCTTTAAATTAGATTTCCAGATGCAAAGATTATCGGGACTGATTGGTTGGCTTTTAAATTACCAGCCCTAGTTTTTATACATATGGAAGGGTAGATATAATATTTATCAATTTTTCTTCATAATGTCTTAAATTCAAAGGTGAGTTTTAGCAGCAATTGTAAGCTTGCTGGCTCCCTTGTGATCAAAATGTCACAATTATGAGATTTGGAAATAGTCTCtttgaaaaaaaaggaaagaaaaaattaaaagaaggtTACATACAAGTACGGTTATTATGTGGCTATTGCAAAGCATGAGTTCTCTTGCTTGGGAaagctgtgtgtgtgtgtgtgtgtgtgtgtgtgtgttttttttttaaaataagttagATTCAACTAAATTTTCTGTTCTGTTTGTAATCCCCTTTATAATGTTTGATTTTAGTGCTCTTGTTCGAGTGTGAAAACTTGGGAAGATTTGTCACAAACAATCCGCTAAAAAACATACAACTTGAAAGTAGTTAACTGGCTACAATGTGTTACAATCAATGTGAATCTTCTGTTTTACACCACTTGGCTCTTCAATCCGGCAATTTGCCTCTCCATCAGGTCCACCCACTCAATTTCTATCTCTGTTCTCGGAGACTCTTGACTGTCAACGAGGCTGCCCCATCCTCAATGCTACATACGCCAAAAGCCTATATCCCACCAACATTGCAGCCAAAGCAGCCACATCCCAGCCCAAGTTATCAATACCCAGATTATCAATTGCCGGAAAATCGAACACCCGGCAATGCTCCCCAAACTCGCATTCATAAACCTCATTTTCACCGTACTGAACTCCCACTAGAAGTTTGTAGCAGTAGTGGCTGAGTGAGATGTACTTAAGCCAAGAGATGAAAAGGGGGATGTGCTGTATGTAGTATCCCCCGACTAGCAGGAACACGAGCATGGTCACGGATGCTAGGGTCGTAGCTTGCTTCACGTCCATTAAGATGGCTCCGAGGGCTAGTCCCAGCCCCTGGGAGACGAGCACGTTGAATAGGATGATTGATAGGGTTAGAAGGAATGTAACGAGGGAAGGCTTGAGACCTCCCATCCAGTAGGTGATGGTGACGAAGATGGTTGGGAGGACGAGCTCCATTGGCAAGTCGCCTGCCATCCGGGCAAAGTAGTAGGAGGAGAGACGATACATCCCTGAAGAACGCTCTTTTATCAGCATTGGTCGTTCTTGTGGGAACGCGAATATGGCATTGAACAGAGGAAAGAAGCCCCAGAAgattgagaagaagaagagaagtcCCACCTGTTGTTAGGTCATGTTCGATCTTGTTAACAACAGTAGAAGActtaaaaaaaactcatttcaGAAGCCAAAATCATGGAATACTGGAACCTTGCAGTACCTGATCTTGGATGTGTAATGTATTAGAATGCCACCATAGTAATCCTGAAAGAACTGCAACAGTCAAGACCTGGAAAATTCTTAAACCCGAGTAGGATTCGTGCTTTCGTTCTTTCAGCCCCCGTCTCAGCAACACCTTGAACTGCATCCACCAGCTGGTGCTCCATTGATTCTCACTGCCTAAAACATTATGATCGATtagttggattttttttttttttttttggaaatataTAGCTCTAAGTACCAAACTAATAGAAACTATATGTGACTTTGGGCTTACTTCTGCTGCTTTTGGATTGGGAAGTTTGTGCTGCTGATGGAAGAAGGGGGCTGCAGCTCCGACGAATCTCATGCTTCACGGAAGGGTGTAGGTTCTTCTTGTAGGAGGATACTAAGGACTGCTTAATTGAGTTTTGATCCTCAGGCAGCAGGTGGTCCAATGATCTTCCGTTTCCGTGAGACTCTGGTTGATCTTCCTGTTTTATTATGTCGGGAGCCACGCCTGatcaaaattccaaacaatTTTCTAAGCAAATCGAATTGATGTTACATGCATGCCTTCATACTACAAAAATGGCAGCCTCCAGAGTACACCATGCACTCCAAAGgttttgtataaatatatagagagtATTCGAAggtatttagaaattatttgctcttaactttttaatttgattttagatTAACGTTCATTCACTTTCATAAACCCCAAGTCCCAACCACCctaccattttttttattttcaaaacaagaaGAGTTTTGCTCTATCCTTAATTCACAATTTCTGATAGACTACTACTAGTGATGGTTGTTGATCAAGACTTCTTTATCCTAAAGataatttttccatattttaataaattaatttagccaCAGCGATTGTAAAAGTTCAATTAATATtctctaattaattaagcaCTCCAAGGCTTCACGTTAACAGTGTTGGATCTAGTAGCCTAAAGAGGAAAACCAAGACACAGAGACAGACACAGATCGATTAAGTAGTTAATTTCGTTTATCTAATCATATAAATCACATACCATTGGCAAGATCCAGCAGAAAATCGGCAGGATTAACGAAATTAATTCCAGGAACATAGCCCAGTGACCCAAAATACTCCATCACCTTCCCGGCACCTCCACTGTAAATTGGGTACCCTTCTGATAAAACCACCACCTTATCAAACATGGCATACAGCCTGCTGGACGGCTGATGAATGGTTGTAACCACCGTTCTTCCTCCCCTCGCCAGCCCCCTTAGCGTCGCCACTATCCGCTGCGCCGTTGTCGAGTCCAGCCCGGAAGTTGGCTCATCCAGCAGCAGCAAGCTCGGATTCACCACCATCTCCTGCCCCATACTCACCCTCTTCCTCTCCCCCCCGGAGACTCCCCGGAAGAGCGGGCCGCCAACCACGCTGTTTCGGCACCTTGTCAGCCCCAGCTCCATGATAATCAGCTCCGCTTGCtccatcttctcttctctacTGAGCTTGTTTGGCAGCCTCAGCAAGGCTGCGTAAGTTAGGGTTTCCAGCACGGTGAGGTGGGGGTAGAGAACGTCGTCTTGTGAAACGAAGCCGGTCTTTCGTTTGATTGAGCTGGAGAAGGGCTGCCCATTGTAGGTTATCGTGCCGGAGAATTTTCCGGCGAGCCTCCCAGCAAGGGCCGTCAGCAGGGTGGTTTTGCCGCTGCCGGAGGGGCCGAGCATTGCTAGTAGCTCGCCCGGCCGGACGATGCCGCTGACCCCATTGAGAACAAATCTTGTTTGCTTTGGCTCGGCTGACGAAAAGCAACTACCTTTTGTGGTTTCCAACTTCACACTGTATGCCACATCTTCAAACTGCAACATTTTGGTACATCCATGAACACAGtcaaattcaattcatatatatatatatatatatagggaaatGACAACGTTGACTTTGCAGCCAGGttcaaaatttattgaaaatgagATTACACGTGTATTTTTTTGTGTGGTTACTTATATAGCGGGCATGATGATGAGAAATTATGTGGGAAGTAGGCGATGGAAGAACTTTTTCTGAAGCTTATAATTATTACCATCAGTGTAACGGGGGGTAAAGTTTGACGTAGAATAGAAAATCTAGCAGGAGATGACTGTTGTTGGACGTCTGAAACGGCGTCCTCGATACAAGGGCTCACGTTAGCCACCGAACTTGGTGGCGCGGCCGCATGAAGAACGCCGGCGGGGCTGCCGGTGATGTTGGTTGTTTCATGCTCGGGGGGCATCATTTGGAACAGAGAGATAagcagagaaaaaaaaagaaaagaaaccaagCAAGAGTTGGGAGAATCAAAGGATAATGAAGAGAAAAAGATGGGAAAGAAGAGACGCGGTTGAATATGAATGGGCTAGCTTTCACATGCAGTGAAGGGGAAAGGGCGAGCTTTTAAGGTGGAGGCACGGGAAGCAGATTGAGTGAGGTCACGATCATATAGGTGTTGTTgaggaacagagagagagaatgggtcCAAGGGAGGTGTATTCGGATATTACAAAATGTCCATTCCCACCTTTTTGTAGAGTAcgtattattaattaaatactcTACAAATTAATGCGCGTATATCTGCAAGTTTGCATATGTGTTTAATATGTATAGTAGTAGTTCTCTGGTGCTCCTCCACTCCGCATCTTATCTTAACAGGCAAAGGAAGAATGTGCTGGGTATTATTTTTTGGGTCCCTTGGTTTTATGTTTGAGCGCTGGTTAGGAGATAGTTCAGTAAATAAtgagtaattttgaaaaatgaaaaatactcgTCGCCCTCACGTTTGCAATTGTGTTAGGGATCGAAATCTACTTATTAGATTCCTTGATTTACCTCTTTTGTTGAAATCGTGGGGCCGAATAATAGGGGCGTTTGTGATGGTGCGTTAACTAAAAATatgcacaattttttttttaaacaaaatgagtTATGGACATTAATATCTAAAtgagcgtttgttaaaataagtaaaataaaattgtattaagattgtaatgtttttcaaatcaagatatagaatgatcaagataagattgagaaacattctaagatttttatcaactatttgttaaatttttttaaatgtattgaAAGACACAtacgttattttttttttttatttgtaaggatcaagataaatttattcaaaagaaaaaaagataaat
It contains:
- the LOC127798373 gene encoding ABC transporter G family member 21 codes for the protein MMPPEHETTNITGSPAGVLHAAAPPSSVANVSPCIEDAVSDVQQQSSPARFSILRQTLPPVTLMFEDVAYSVKLETTKGSCFSSAEPKQTRFVLNGVSGIVRPGELLAMLGPSGSGKTTLLTALAGRLAGKFSGTITYNGQPFSSSIKRKTGFVSQDDVLYPHLTVLETLTYAALLRLPNKLSREEKMEQAELIIMELGLTRCRNSVVGGPLFRGVSGGERKRVSMGQEMVVNPSLLLLDEPTSGLDSTTAQRIVATLRGLARGGRTVVTTIHQPSSRLYAMFDKVVVLSEGYPIYSGGAGKVMEYFGSLGYVPGINFVNPADFLLDLANGVAPDIIKQEDQPESHGNGRSLDHLLPEDQNSIKQSLVSSYKKNLHPSVKHEIRRSCSPLLPSAAQTSQSKSSRSSENQWSTSWWMQFKVLLRRGLKERKHESYSGLRIFQVLTVAVLSGLLWWHSNTLHIQDQVGLLFFFSIFWGFFPLFNAIFAFPQERPMLIKERSSGMYRLSSYYFARMAGDLPMELVLPTIFVTITYWMGGLKPSLVTFLLTLSIILFNVLVSQGLGLALGAILMDVKQATTLASVTMLVFLLVGGYYIQHIPLFISWLKYISLSHYCYKLLVGVQYGENEVYECEFGEHCRVFDFPAIDNLGIDNLGWDVAALAAMLVGYRLLAYVALRMGQPR